One Loxodonta africana isolate mLoxAfr1 chromosome 4, mLoxAfr1.hap2, whole genome shotgun sequence genomic region harbors:
- the MPST gene encoding 3-mercaptopyruvate sulfurtransferase isoform X3, producing MAEPGSRKPESRICSQSAAAMAPQQLFRALVSAQWVAEALRAPRAGPPLQLLDASWYLPKMGREARREFEERHIPGAAFFDLDQCSDRTSPYDHMLPSAAHFSEYVGHLGVGATTHVVVYDASEQGLYSAPRVWWMFRAFGHRAVSLLDGGLRHWQHLGLPLDSGKSHPVPAELCAELDPAFVKTFDDIKENLESRSFQVVDARAAGRFRGTEPEPREEEKMELKNGYLAPGLKKRQPGFQLG from the exons ATGGCCGAGCCGGGAAGCCGGAAGCCGGAGAGCCGG ATCTGCAGCCAGAGTGCCGCCGCCATGGCCCCACAACAGCTCTTCCGTGCGCTAGTGTCGGCACAGTGGGTGGCCGAGGCGCTGCGAGCACCGCGTGCCGGGCCACCCTTACAGCTGCTGGATGCCTCCTGGTACCTGCCCAAGATGGGCCGCGAAGCGCGCCGCGAGTTCGAGGAGCGCCACATCCCGGGCGCCGCCTTCTTCGATCTGGACCAGTGCAGCGACCGCACGTCGCCCTACGACCATATGCTGCCCAGCGCAGCGCACTTCTCCGAGTACGTTGGCCACCTGGGCGTGGGCGCCACCACGCACGTCGTGGTCTACGACGCCAGCGAGCAGGGCCTCTACTCGGCCCCACGCGTCTGGTGGATGTTCCGCGCCTTCGGCCACCGAGCTGTGTCTTTGCTTGATGGTGGCCTCCGTCACTGGCAGCACCTGGGCCTTCCGCTCGACTCTGGCAAGAGCCATCCGGTGCCCGCCGAGTTGTGCGCCGAGCTCGATCCTGCCTTCGTCAAGACGTTCGACGACATCAAGGAGAACCTCGAGTCCCGGAGTTTCCAGGTGGTGGATGCCCGCGCCGCTGGCCGCTTCCGGGGCACTGAGCCTGAGCCCCGAGAAG AGGAGAAAATGGAGCTTAAAAACGGCTACCTTGCCCCAGGTCTCAAGAAGAGGCAGCCAGGATTCCAACTCGGATGA